A stretch of Gossypium hirsutum isolate 1008001.06 chromosome A06, Gossypium_hirsutum_v2.1, whole genome shotgun sequence DNA encodes these proteins:
- the LOC121230769 gene encoding serine/threonine-protein kinase ATM: protein MENPKTPETLEAKNPDLDLLEEAYEPPDLLTLIESSNGLGSILDVQLQENGNAFGGDSLAMDVKENGVNIIETEEGCLVGDGVDNVKEDQEERLELRVDTGIGDNAVVEPIKEEGTKEDDRSGINGVGLVKSVQVSGDNISLYVDFSGPLNEVNSTGLMTGKEELMVDGQEYKFYVGDIVWIRTKSQSWWPGKIFDPSKVPEYALAGEEKNWLLVGYFGSSHVAWCCLSQLKPFHVNFRQMIGRNKARSFLGAVEKAVEDFGKCLKMEMTCSCILKEDKFLSYGSSTKEGDSMPERKSGRLGEFSATQFEPVKFLCQLKSFAQVVSKPDMLEFVALQSYLSAFYCSIGHCQLPLHQLWETTYDADNAGSGSMGERDNNAGLAEGNSISYKFLLEQSDVMKNEMLQHNLNGVTVKTSGENWGALPESCEDIIAREGVFSSKQALTSRKRKRKVHYEKRKVHYELSSSSTPFEGPDQGTCLSVENGDDDSELRNETGYELRERKKSRYLSYPYVNLEGKVLPVTEDSKTLKVSHEEVKEFIGSPSSDKRSAKRFQKTWYRKFIKGNDVTAYPELSNTSSADLLSELHLLAVDCLFQTESKTFGLTEWFFSRFRISSYHDESIYEMHCKNMANQKEATVTDPCLLGNDPHQTKPTSSPLTSPRNKMQKKKKLTGSATSNAKSPSGMLDGNINLVACNLSAKESQAMTSEAPNGKQTHQENKEANNIPDLNGNSAINPGLFVANGDNASSRSFMLDFQGTGPHSVETIAEQSNREGLNVSLPDSSGPIAPLTSPNMVSFLSESKSGQKKRGRKPRAPSSSTNPVLTSNIPDLNGTSTEPNTSTKDSQEANSVPSTGKPARKRRRRRKGEISLGTPSMIINYNGAGTSGKLLATTLLLTFTPGASMPSKEVLVATFSRFGPLKESEVQILKDSSNARVVFMRNEDAAKALWSLEESNPFGATLTNYQLQNNNILTTHQHMEGFRLPAKLTGTMPRLGDAPPIDIIKKNLEMMTSMLEKSGDNLSPEMKAKLESEIKGLLKKVSHCPGSSS, encoded by the coding sequence ATGGAGAACCCTAAAACCCCAGAAACCCTAGAAGCAAAAAACCCAGATTTGGATCTCCTAGAGGAAGCTTATGAACCTCCTGATTTGCTCACTTTGATTGAAAGTAGTAATGGGTTAGGCTCCATTTTGGATGTTCAGCTTCAAGAAAATGGTAATGCTTTTGGTGGAGATAGCTTAGCCATGGATGTAAAAGAGAATGGTGTCAATATCATTGAGACTGAAGAAGGTTGTTTAGTGGGTGATGGAGTTGATAATGTTAAAGAGGATCAAGAGGAGAGGTTGGAACTGAGAGTGGACACTGGCATTGGAGATAATGCAGTTGTAGAACCTATTAAGGAAGAGGGGACTAAGGAAGATGATCGATCGGGGATTAATGGAGTTGGTTTAGTTAAGAGTGTTCAAGTTTCCGGAGACAACATTTCACTTTATGTAGACTTTTCGGGTCCTTTAAATGAAGTAAACAGTACTGGGTTAATGACGGGTAAGGAGGAGTTAATGGTTGATGGGCAGGAATATAAGTTTTATGTCGGTGATATTGTTTGGATAAGAACCAAAAGTCAGAGTTGGTGGCCAGGAAAGATCTTTGATCCTTCAAAAGTGCCGGAGTATGCTTTGGCTGGGGAGGAGAAAAACTGGTTGCTGGTTGGGTACTTTGGTAGTAGCCATGTTGCTTGGTGCTGCTTATCTCAGTTGAAGCCTTTCCATGTGAACTTCCGTCAGATGATTGGACGGAATAAAGCTCGTAGCTTTCTTGGTGCAGTTGAGAAGGCTGTGGAGGATTTTGGTAAGTGCCTGAAGATGGAGATGACATGTTCATGCATTTTGAAAGAAGATAAGTTCTTATCTTATGGTTCTTCGACTAAGGAAGGAGATTCCATGCCCGAGCGCAAATCTGGTCGACTGGGGGAGTTTTCTGCCACTCAGTTTGAGCCTGTAAAGTTTCTTTGTCAACTCAAGAGTTTTGCACAGGTTGTTTCAAAGCCTGATATGCTTGAATTCGTTGCCCTACAGAGCTATTTGTCAGCATTTTACTGTTCCATAGGACATTGCCAGTTGCCCTTGCACCAACTGTGGGAAACAACATATGATGCAGATAATGCAGGCAGTGGTTCAATGGGTGAAAGGGATAACAATGCTGGTTTAGCTGAAGGAAACAGCATCTCATATAAGTTCTTGCTGGAACAATCTGATGTAATGAAGAATGAGATGTTACAGCACAATCTGAATGGGGTTACAGTGAAGACGTCAGGTGAGAACTGGGGAGCTTTACCGGAGAGCTGTGAAGACATCATTGCTCGAGAAGGGGTTTTCTCAAGCAAACAGGCTTTGACTTCGAGGAAGAGAAAGAGGAAAGTTCATTATGAAAAGAGGAAAGTTCATTATGAGCTGAGTAGTAGCAGCACTCCGTTTGAAGGGCCTGATCAAGGCACATGTCTTTCTGTGGAAAATGGTGATGATGACAGTGAATTAAGAAATGAAACAGGCTATGAGTTGAGGGAACGAAAGAAGAGCAGGTACTTATCATATCCTTATGTTAACTTGGAAGGTAAAGTTTTACCTGTAACGGAAGATTCTAAAACTTTGAAAGTTTCTCATGAGGAGGTTAAGGAATTTATCGGGTCTCCTTCATCTGACAAAAGAAGTGCAAAGAGGTTCCAGAAAACATGGTATAGGAAATTTATAAAGGGAAACGATGTAACTGCTTATCCGGAGCTCAGCAATACATCTTCTGCTGATCTGCTTTCTGAGTTACATTTGCTAGCTGTTGATTGCCTGTTTCAAACCGAAAGTAAAACCTTTGGTCTGACTGAGTGGTTCTTTTCTAGATTCAGAATCTCGTCATATCATGATGAGTCCATTTATGAGATGCACTGCAAGAATATGGCTAATCAGAAAGAGGCTACCGTTACTGATCCTTGCTTGTTGGGGAATGATCCACATCAAACGAAGCCTACTTCCTCGCCCCTCACTTCTCCTAGGAATAAAATGCAGAAGAAAAAGAAGCTTACAGGCTCTGCAACATCAAACGCTAAATCTCCTTCTGGCATGTTAGATGGGAATATTAACTTAGTGGCATGTAACTTATCAGCAAAAGAGTCGCAGGCAATGACCTCTGAAGCACCTAATGGGAAACAAACGCATCAGGAGAATAAAGAAGCTAATAACATACCTGATTTAAATGGAAATAGTGCTATAAATCCAGGCTTATTTGTTGCAAATGGAGATAATGCGAGCTCCAGATCGTTTATGTTAGATTTTCAAGGGACTGGCCCACATTCTGTTGAAACAATTGCTGAACAAAGTAACAGAGAAGGGTTGAATGTTAGCCTGCCTGATTCTAGTGGACCTATTGCACCTCTGACAAGTCCAAACATGGTTTCATTTCTATCTGAAAGCAAATCAGGTCAGAAGAAGAGAGGAAGGAAGCCAAGAGCGCCATCCAGCAGTACGAACCCTGTGCTCACTTCAAACATACCGGACCTAAATGGAACTAGCACAGAACCCAACACATCGACAAAAGATTCACAGGAGGCAAACAGTGTCCCATCTACGGGAAAACCTGCAcggaagaggaggaggaggaggaaaggTGAGATTAGTTTAGGCACTCCGAGtatgattataaattataatgGAGCAGGGACAAGTGGAAAACTCCTTGCAACCACTCTCCTCTTGACATTCACCCCTGGTGCTTCCATGCCTTCAAAAGAAGTTTTGGTTGCCACATTTTCCAGGTTTGGGCCCTTGAAGGAATCAGAGGTTCAGATACTTAAAGATTCTAGTAATGCCCGTGTTGTTTTTATGCGTAACGAAGATGCTGCAAAAGCATTGTGGAGTTTAGAGGAGAGCAATCCTTTTGGTGCAACCCTTACGAATTATCAGCTTCAGAATAACAATATTCTAACCACTCATCAACACATGGAGGGATTCCGGCTGCCTGCAAAGCTTACCGGCACAATGCCTCGCCTCGGTGATGCACCTCCAATTGACATTATAAAGAAGAATCTAGAGATGATGACATCAATGCTTGAGAAATCGGGGGATAATCTGTCTCCGGAGATGAAGGCAAAGCTGGAGAGCGAGATAAAAGGACTACTGAAGAAAGTCAGCCATTGTCCTGGATCCTCTTCCTAG
- the LOC121230558 gene encoding uncharacterized protein, with translation MSDKSIEDTDQEMYSEDDEPYNVNELESATPSVNPVGNQPNVGSDNTEVFRIIADALQKAVGTMLATSSIPTTRKAPIKELRKYGATEFLGAKGIDSTTAENWLKTTKRVLKQLECTPQESLVCVVSLLQEEALVWWESVIQNVLEEQISWGFFQKEFQNKYLGEMYIEDKRQEFLTLKQCEMLIVDYEREFLRLSRYATEFVPTEAD, from the coding sequence ATGTCTGATAAAAGCATTGAGGATACTGATCAAGAGATGTATAGTGAAGATGATGAACCGTATAATGTGAATGAATTGGAGTCTGCAACTCCAAGTGTGAATCCAGTGGGAAATCAACCGAATGTTGGAAGTGATAATACTGAAGTCTTTAGAATAATCGCCGATGCCCTTCAAAAAGCGGTAGGAACTATGCTTGCTACGTCCTCTATCCCTACTACCCGAAAAGCTCcaattaaagaattgagaaaatatGGAGCTACAGAATTTTTGGGTGCAAAGGGAATTGATTCGACTACTGCTGAAAATTGGTTAAAGACTACAAAGAGAGTTCTGAAGCAACTTGAATGTACACCACAAGAAAGCTTAGTGTGTGTTGTCTCATTACTGCAAGAGGAAGCTTTAGtatggtgggaatcagtgatTCAGAATGTACTTGAGGAACAGATAAGTTGGGGCTTCTTTCAAAAAGAGTTTCAAAATAAGTATTTGGGAGAAATGTACATAGAGGACAAAAGACAAGAGTTCTTAACACTGAAACAATGTGAGATGCTCATAGTGGATTATGAACGAGAATTTCTGAGATTGAGCAGATATGCCACTGAGTTTGTACCGACTGAAGCTGACTGA
- the LOC121202904 gene encoding uncharacterized protein isoform X2: MARQTNTLFLEQWLRTNIGGISYSVSGHSSLSTSSSSARAIIQAWSEIRDSLQNQTFNPLILQSLKTLLNSQASLHVADPQAKLLLSVLSSRSFDLPSESYPILLRLLYIWVRKSFRPSTALIDSAVDVLSHVFATEFGSKKSPSFLAEGILILGAISFVPSVSESSKIACSELLCRLLEEDYKLVRLGEEIIPDVLAGIGYALSSSLDVHFVRVWDSLLGIWGKEDGPRSTVPTALMILHLVEWVVSGCIKSRSLKKIEAFSQQILGTSKASYVPFALVMVAAGVLRASRQAANGQGLEFVSRLRISAENQIAFVAQQLISETKGYINSDNDSANSILRQCLSLALARSGAVSFTAPVLLCLASALLREIFPLSHLYMEILQFIHGSGSEFDTNEIKRHLDCTLFKEAGVITGVFCNQYVSADEDSKSLVESLIWDYCRDVYSGHRQVALLLRERNNELLVDLEKIAESAFLMVVVFALAVTKQRLNSNFSQEIQREKSVQILVSFSCLEYFRRMRLPEYMDTIRRVVACVQENESACISFVESMPTYVDLTTWQDFSSKQKMGYEWSKDEVQTARVLFYVRVIPTCIERLPAHVFRRVVTPAMFLYMGHPNGKVARASHSMFVAFMSSGKHFKDELVSLKEQLVFYYMQRSLEGYPDITPFEGMASGVAALVRHLPAGSPATFYCIHSLVDKANNLLSDANALKADDWKNWQGGPEPCKKILELLSRLISLVDIQVAESDDVTRKPTLVSWLQSLSYLSSQAKMEVFTSKERESKENSASPGTVEPQARL; encoded by the exons atggcaAGACAAACTAATACCCTTTTTCTCGAACAATGGTTGAGGACTAATATTGGTGGTATTAGCTACTCTGTTTCTGGACACTCTTCGTTGTCGACTTCTTCTTCGTCTGCTCGTGCCATAATTCAAGCTTGGTCTGAGATTCGGGATTCGCTTCAGAACCAAACATTTAATCCCCTTATCCTCCAATCATTGAAAACCCTCCTTAACTCACAAGCTTCTCTCCATGTTGCTGATCCTCAAGCCAAACTTCTTTTATCTGTACTCTCATCCCGAAGTTTCGATCTTCCTTCCGAATCATATCCTATCTTGCTCAGGCTTCTTTATATTTGGGTGAGGAAGTCTTTCAGGCCATCCACTGCACTTATTGATTCAGCTGTTGATGTCCTTTCTCATGTATTTGCTACTGAATTTGGTTCGAAGAAAAGTCCTTCTTTTCTTGCTGAAGGGATTCTTATTTTAGGGGCCATTTCATTTGTGCCTTCTGTATCTGAAAGCTCGAAAATAGCATGCTCGGAGTTGCTTTGTAGGCTGTTGGAAGAAGATTATAAATTGGTTAGATTAGGAGAAGAAATTATCCCAGATGTGCTGGCTGGGATTGGATATGCATTATCTTCTTCTCTGGATGTTCATTTTGTTAGAGTTTGGGATTCTTTGTTGGGAATTTGGGGAAAGGAAGATGGGCCTCGTAGTACAGTTCCTACGGCTCTAATGATCTTGCATTTGGTTGAATGGGTTGTTTCTGGTTGCATAAAATCACGTTCTCTTAAGAAAATTGAAGCTTTCTCACAGCAGATATTAGGGACTTCGAAGGCGAGCTATGTTCCATTTGCTCTTGTTATGGTTGCAGCAGGAGTATTGAGAGCTAGTAGACAAGCAGCCAATGGCCAAGGGTTAGAGTTTGTTTCCAGACTACGGATTTCTGCTGAGAATCAAATAGCCTTTGTAGCACAACAGTTGATTTCTGAAACTAAAGGCTATATAAACTCAGATAATGATTCTGCGAACAGTATTCTTCGACAATGTTTATCATTAGCCTTGGCTAGAAGTGGTGCAGTGTCTTTCACTGCCCCTGTGCTTCTGTGCCTTGCATCAGCATTGTTAAGGGAAATCTTTCCCTTAAGCCACTTATATATGGAGATTCTTCAGTTTATCCATGGTAGTGGGTCTGAATTTGATACCAACGAGATTAAAAGACATCTGGACTGTACTCTTTTTAAGGAAGCAGGTGTCATAACTGGTGTTTTCTGCAACCAGTATGTCTCAGCAGATGAGGACAGCAAAAGTTTAGTGGAGAGTCTTATATGGGACTACTGTCGGGATGTCTACTCTGGTCACCGGCAGGTTGCTTTGTTGCTTCGCGAAAGAAACAATGAGCTACTAGTTGATTTGGAGAAAATTGCGGAATCTGCTTTTCTTATGGTTGTGGTTTTTGCTTTGGCGGTAACAAAGCAGAGACTAAATTCAAACTTCTCTCAAGAAATACAGAGGGAGAAATCAGTCCAGATATTAGTTTCCTTCTCTTGCTTAGAGTATTTCCGACGTATGCGTTTGCCTGAATATATGGATACAATACGAAGAGTTGTTGCATGTGTTCAGGAAAACGAGTCTGCATGCATCTCTTTCGTGGAATCCATGCCCACCTACGTTGACTTGACCACTTGGCAAG ACTTTTCGTCCAAGCAGAAAATGGGGTATGAATGGTCCAAAGATGAGGTACAAACTGCTCGTGTTTTATTTTATGTCCGGGTTATTCCAACTTGCATTGAACGATTGCCGGCCCACGTGTTTAGGAGGGTGGTCACTCCAGCTATGTTCCT ATATATGGGACATCCAAACGGAAAAGTAGCTCGAGCTTCACATTCAATGTTTGTAGCATTCATGTCTTCAGGAAAACACTTCAAGGATGAACTAGTGTCACTGAAGGAGCAACTTGTTTTTTATTACATGCAAAGATCTTTAGAG GGATACCCCGACATTACTCCTTTTGAGGGCATGGCTTCAGGAGTTGCGGCCCTAGTTCGACATCTTCCTGCTGGTAGCCCAGCAACATTTTATTGCATTCACAGTCTTGTTGATAAAGCTAATAACCTCCTCAGTGATGCGAATGCTTTAAAGGCCGATGACTGGAAAAACTGGCAAGGGGGGCCAGAGCCTTGTAAAAAAATCCTCGAGCTGCTTTCACGTCTTATTTCTCTAGTTGATATACAG GTCGCTGAATCAGATGATGTCACTCGGAAACC
- the LOC121202904 gene encoding uncharacterized protein isoform X1: MARQTNTLFLEQWLRTNIGGISYSVSGHSSLSTSSSSARAIIQAWSEIRDSLQNQTFNPLILQSLKTLLNSQASLHVADPQAKLLLSVLSSRSFDLPSESYPILLRLLYIWVRKSFRPSTALIDSAVDVLSHVFATEFGSKKSPSFLAEGILILGAISFVPSVSESSKIACSELLCRLLEEDYKLVRLGEEIIPDVLAGIGYALSSSLDVHFVRVWDSLLGIWGKEDGPRSTVPTALMILHLVEWVVSGCIKSRSLKKIEAFSQQILGTSKASYVPFALVMVAAGVLRASRQAANGQGLEFVSRLRISAENQIAFVAQQLISETKGYINSDNDSANSILRQCLSLALARSGAVSFTAPVLLCLASALLREIFPLSHLYMEILQFIHGSGSEFDTNEIKRHLDCTLFKEAGVITGVFCNQYVSADEDSKSLVESLIWDYCRDVYSGHRQVALLLRERNNELLVDLEKIAESAFLMVVVFALAVTKQRLNSNFSQEIQREKSVQILVSFSCLEYFRRMRLPEYMDTIRRVVACVQENESACISFVESMPTYVDLTTWQDFSSKQKMGYEWSKDEVQTARVLFYVRVIPTCIERLPAHVFRRVVTPAMFLYMGHPNGKVARASHSMFVAFMSSGKHFKDELVSLKEQLVFYYMQRSLEGYPDITPFEGMASGVAALVRHLPAGSPATFYCIHSLVDKANNLLSDANALKADDWKNWQGGPEPCKKILELLSRLISLVDIQVLPTLMKLLAQLIIQLPKTGQTMVLNELYAQVAESDDVTRKPTLVSWLQSLSYLSSQAKMEVFTSKERESKENSASPGTVEPQARL; the protein is encoded by the exons atggcaAGACAAACTAATACCCTTTTTCTCGAACAATGGTTGAGGACTAATATTGGTGGTATTAGCTACTCTGTTTCTGGACACTCTTCGTTGTCGACTTCTTCTTCGTCTGCTCGTGCCATAATTCAAGCTTGGTCTGAGATTCGGGATTCGCTTCAGAACCAAACATTTAATCCCCTTATCCTCCAATCATTGAAAACCCTCCTTAACTCACAAGCTTCTCTCCATGTTGCTGATCCTCAAGCCAAACTTCTTTTATCTGTACTCTCATCCCGAAGTTTCGATCTTCCTTCCGAATCATATCCTATCTTGCTCAGGCTTCTTTATATTTGGGTGAGGAAGTCTTTCAGGCCATCCACTGCACTTATTGATTCAGCTGTTGATGTCCTTTCTCATGTATTTGCTACTGAATTTGGTTCGAAGAAAAGTCCTTCTTTTCTTGCTGAAGGGATTCTTATTTTAGGGGCCATTTCATTTGTGCCTTCTGTATCTGAAAGCTCGAAAATAGCATGCTCGGAGTTGCTTTGTAGGCTGTTGGAAGAAGATTATAAATTGGTTAGATTAGGAGAAGAAATTATCCCAGATGTGCTGGCTGGGATTGGATATGCATTATCTTCTTCTCTGGATGTTCATTTTGTTAGAGTTTGGGATTCTTTGTTGGGAATTTGGGGAAAGGAAGATGGGCCTCGTAGTACAGTTCCTACGGCTCTAATGATCTTGCATTTGGTTGAATGGGTTGTTTCTGGTTGCATAAAATCACGTTCTCTTAAGAAAATTGAAGCTTTCTCACAGCAGATATTAGGGACTTCGAAGGCGAGCTATGTTCCATTTGCTCTTGTTATGGTTGCAGCAGGAGTATTGAGAGCTAGTAGACAAGCAGCCAATGGCCAAGGGTTAGAGTTTGTTTCCAGACTACGGATTTCTGCTGAGAATCAAATAGCCTTTGTAGCACAACAGTTGATTTCTGAAACTAAAGGCTATATAAACTCAGATAATGATTCTGCGAACAGTATTCTTCGACAATGTTTATCATTAGCCTTGGCTAGAAGTGGTGCAGTGTCTTTCACTGCCCCTGTGCTTCTGTGCCTTGCATCAGCATTGTTAAGGGAAATCTTTCCCTTAAGCCACTTATATATGGAGATTCTTCAGTTTATCCATGGTAGTGGGTCTGAATTTGATACCAACGAGATTAAAAGACATCTGGACTGTACTCTTTTTAAGGAAGCAGGTGTCATAACTGGTGTTTTCTGCAACCAGTATGTCTCAGCAGATGAGGACAGCAAAAGTTTAGTGGAGAGTCTTATATGGGACTACTGTCGGGATGTCTACTCTGGTCACCGGCAGGTTGCTTTGTTGCTTCGCGAAAGAAACAATGAGCTACTAGTTGATTTGGAGAAAATTGCGGAATCTGCTTTTCTTATGGTTGTGGTTTTTGCTTTGGCGGTAACAAAGCAGAGACTAAATTCAAACTTCTCTCAAGAAATACAGAGGGAGAAATCAGTCCAGATATTAGTTTCCTTCTCTTGCTTAGAGTATTTCCGACGTATGCGTTTGCCTGAATATATGGATACAATACGAAGAGTTGTTGCATGTGTTCAGGAAAACGAGTCTGCATGCATCTCTTTCGTGGAATCCATGCCCACCTACGTTGACTTGACCACTTGGCAAG ACTTTTCGTCCAAGCAGAAAATGGGGTATGAATGGTCCAAAGATGAGGTACAAACTGCTCGTGTTTTATTTTATGTCCGGGTTATTCCAACTTGCATTGAACGATTGCCGGCCCACGTGTTTAGGAGGGTGGTCACTCCAGCTATGTTCCT ATATATGGGACATCCAAACGGAAAAGTAGCTCGAGCTTCACATTCAATGTTTGTAGCATTCATGTCTTCAGGAAAACACTTCAAGGATGAACTAGTGTCACTGAAGGAGCAACTTGTTTTTTATTACATGCAAAGATCTTTAGAG GGATACCCCGACATTACTCCTTTTGAGGGCATGGCTTCAGGAGTTGCGGCCCTAGTTCGACATCTTCCTGCTGGTAGCCCAGCAACATTTTATTGCATTCACAGTCTTGTTGATAAAGCTAATAACCTCCTCAGTGATGCGAATGCTTTAAAGGCCGATGACTGGAAAAACTGGCAAGGGGGGCCAGAGCCTTGTAAAAAAATCCTCGAGCTGCTTTCACGTCTTATTTCTCTAGTTGATATACAG GTATTACCGACTCTAATGAAGTTGCTAGCACAGTTAATTATCCAACTGCCAAAAACAGGCCAGACCATGGTTCTTAATGAGTTATATGCCCAGGTCGCTGAATCAGATGATGTCACTCGGAAACC